The Georgenia faecalis genome includes a window with the following:
- a CDS encoding alpha/beta fold hydrolase has product MLVLLASPFLGPAAWEPVARALARLGHDVLVPEVPAPRAAADVLAAHLAAIPDDRPVTLVPHSNAGTVVPALVARRRVRGVVFVDAVVPAASGRHPVAPPALVADLAPLADAAGDLPPWTSWFPPDAVDPLFPDRATRTRLEARLPRVPLAYLRDDVAVPDGWRDVPAAYLAFGDTYDAERRLAGELGWPVRTLTGGHLHLLADPDAVAAAVDVLARRVRAA; this is encoded by the coding sequence GTGCTCGTCCTCCTGGCGAGCCCGTTCCTCGGCCCGGCGGCCTGGGAGCCGGTGGCCCGCGCGCTGGCCCGCCTCGGGCACGACGTCCTCGTGCCCGAGGTCCCGGCCCCGCGCGCGGCCGCCGACGTGCTCGCCGCGCACCTGGCGGCGATCCCCGACGACCGGCCGGTGACGCTCGTCCCCCACTCCAACGCGGGGACCGTCGTGCCGGCCCTGGTCGCGCGCCGCCGGGTGCGCGGGGTCGTCTTCGTCGACGCGGTGGTGCCCGCCGCGTCCGGGCGGCACCCGGTGGCGCCGCCGGCCCTCGTCGCCGACCTCGCCCCGCTCGCGGACGCGGCGGGTGACCTGCCGCCGTGGACGTCGTGGTTCCCGCCCGACGCCGTCGACCCGCTCTTCCCCGACCGCGCCACCCGCACCCGGCTCGAGGCGCGCCTGCCCCGGGTGCCGCTCGCCTACCTCCGCGACGACGTCGCCGTCCCGGACGGGTGGCGCGACGTCCCCGCCGCCTACCTCGCCTTCGGGGACACCTACGACGCCGAACGGAGGCTCGCCGGCGAGCTGGGGTGGCCCGTGCGGACCCTCACCGGCGGCCACCTCCACCTGCTCGCCGACCCGGACGCCGTCGCGGCGGCCGTGGACGTCCTCGCCCGGAGGGTGCGCGCGGCGTAG
- the sucC gene encoding ADP-forming succinate--CoA ligase subunit beta, with the protein MDLFEYQARDVFAKHGVPVLGGVVATTPEEARAAAEELGGGTVVVKAQVKTGGRGKAGGVKLAHNPEEAQARAAEILGMDIKGHTVHRVMIAEGAKIAEEFYFSVLLDRAERRYLAMASVEGGVEIEQLAVERPEALARVAVDPITGIDAAKAREIVDAAGFAPEIAADVAAVIEKLWTVYREEDATLVEVNPLVRTEDGAIIALDGKVTLDANADFRHPDHAALEDAAAADPLEAKAKAAGLNYVKLDGQVGIIGNGAGLVMSTLDVVAYAGERHGVRPANFLDIGGGANAEVMANGLDVILGDEQVRSVFVNVFGGITACDEVAKGIVQALGILGDKATKPLVVRLDGNAVDEGRRILAEADHPLVTMVDTMDDAAAKAAELAAAK; encoded by the coding sequence GTGGATCTGTTCGAGTACCAGGCGCGTGACGTGTTCGCCAAGCACGGGGTTCCCGTGCTCGGCGGTGTCGTCGCGACGACGCCGGAAGAGGCCCGGGCTGCGGCCGAAGAGCTGGGCGGCGGGACCGTCGTGGTCAAGGCGCAGGTGAAGACCGGTGGCCGCGGCAAGGCGGGCGGCGTCAAGCTCGCCCACAACCCCGAGGAGGCTCAGGCGCGTGCGGCCGAGATCCTCGGCATGGACATCAAGGGCCACACCGTCCACCGCGTGATGATCGCCGAGGGCGCCAAGATCGCCGAGGAGTTCTACTTCTCCGTCCTCCTCGACCGCGCGGAGCGGCGTTACCTCGCCATGGCCAGCGTCGAGGGCGGCGTGGAGATCGAGCAGCTCGCGGTCGAGCGCCCCGAGGCCCTCGCCCGTGTCGCCGTCGACCCCATCACCGGGATCGACGCCGCCAAGGCCCGCGAGATCGTCGACGCCGCCGGGTTCGCCCCGGAGATCGCCGCCGACGTCGCCGCGGTCATCGAGAAGCTGTGGACCGTCTACCGCGAGGAGGACGCCACCCTAGTCGAGGTGAACCCGCTCGTGCGGACCGAGGACGGCGCCATCATCGCCCTCGACGGCAAGGTGACGCTGGACGCCAACGCGGACTTCCGCCACCCCGACCACGCCGCCCTCGAGGACGCCGCCGCCGCGGACCCGCTCGAGGCCAAGGCCAAGGCCGCGGGCCTCAACTACGTCAAGCTCGACGGCCAGGTCGGCATCATCGGCAACGGCGCGGGCCTCGTCATGAGCACCCTCGACGTCGTCGCCTACGCGGGCGAGCGCCACGGCGTGCGCCCGGCGAACTTCCTCGACATCGGCGGCGGCGCCAACGCCGAGGTCATGGCCAACGGGCTCGACGTCATCCTCGGCGACGAGCAGGTGCGCAGCGTCTTCGTCAACGTCTTCGGCGGCATCACCGCCTGCGACGAGGTCGCCAAGGGGATCGTCCAGGCGCTGGGCATCCTCGGCGACAAGGCGACCAAGCCCCTGGTCGTCCGCCTCGACGGCAACGCCGTCGACGAGGGACGCCGGATCCTGGCCGAGGCCGACCACCCGCTCGTGACGATGGTGGACACCATGGACGACGCTGCGGCCAAGGCCGCCGAGCTCGCGGCTGCGAAGTAA
- the purN gene encoding phosphoribosylglycinamide formyltransferase has protein sequence MPSCRVVVLVSGGGSNLAALLTACADPAYGAEVVAVGADREGTGGVALAQEAGVPTFVERVGAHPDRAAWDAALTAAVAAHAPDLVVSAGFLKLCGPAFLERFAGRYVNTHNSLLPAFPGIHGPRDALDHGVKLAGATLFFVDAGTDTGPILAQVAVPVLDDDTEASLTERIKVAERAQLVEQVGRLAREGWRLEDRRVVVGPR, from the coding sequence GTGCCGAGCTGCCGCGTCGTCGTCCTCGTGTCCGGGGGCGGGTCGAACCTCGCCGCCCTCCTCACCGCCTGCGCCGACCCCGCGTACGGGGCGGAGGTGGTCGCCGTCGGCGCCGACCGGGAGGGCACCGGGGGCGTCGCCCTCGCACAGGAGGCCGGGGTGCCCACCTTCGTCGAGCGCGTCGGGGCCCACCCCGACCGGGCCGCGTGGGACGCCGCGCTCACGGCCGCCGTCGCCGCGCACGCGCCCGACCTCGTCGTGTCCGCGGGGTTCCTCAAGCTCTGCGGCCCCGCCTTCCTCGAGCGCTTCGCCGGGCGCTACGTCAACACCCACAACTCCCTGCTGCCGGCCTTCCCCGGCATCCACGGCCCGCGGGACGCGCTCGACCACGGCGTCAAGCTGGCCGGGGCGACGCTCTTCTTCGTCGATGCCGGGACGGACACCGGCCCGATCCTCGCGCAGGTGGCGGTGCCCGTCCTCGACGACGACACCGAGGCGTCGCTCACCGAGCGGATCAAGGTCGCCGAGCGCGCGCAGCTCGTCGAGCAGGTGGGCCGGCTCGCCCGCGAGGGATGGCGCCTGGAGGACCGTCGGGTCGTCGTCGGCCCGCGCTAG
- a CDS encoding type 1 glutamine amidotransferase domain-containing protein, with protein sequence MSHLTGKRVAFLLTDGFEDSELTSPWDAVTSHGAEAVLVSPASGTVTGKNGHEAPVDLPVGEARADDFDGLVLPGGVVNGDQLRTDERAVTFTRDFFTQHKPVGVICHGGWILTDADVVSGRTLTSYPSLKTDLANAGATWVDEEVVVDQGLVSSRTPDDLPAFNAKLVEELAEGEHPAG encoded by the coding sequence ATGTCGCACCTCACCGGTAAGCGCGTCGCTTTCCTCCTCACCGACGGGTTCGAGGACTCCGAGCTCACCAGCCCCTGGGACGCCGTCACCTCCCACGGCGCCGAGGCGGTCCTCGTCTCCCCCGCCTCCGGCACGGTCACCGGCAAGAACGGCCACGAGGCACCGGTCGACCTGCCCGTGGGCGAGGCCCGCGCCGACGACTTCGACGGCCTCGTCCTGCCCGGCGGGGTCGTCAACGGCGACCAGCTGAGGACGGACGAGCGGGCGGTGACCTTCACCCGCGACTTCTTCACCCAGCACAAGCCGGTCGGCGTCATCTGCCACGGCGGCTGGATCCTCACCGACGCCGACGTCGTCTCCGGGCGCACGCTCACGTCCTACCCCAGCCTCAAGACCGACCTCGCCAACGCGGGCGCCACGTGGGTGGACGAGGAGGTCGTCGTCGACCAGGGGCTCGTGAGCAGCCGGACCCCCGACGACCTTCCCGCCTTCAACGCGAAGCTCGTCGAGGAGCTCGCCGAGGGCGAGCACCCGGCCGGCTGA
- a CDS encoding acyltransferase family protein produces the protein MSAGVATRPAPGTTAPRGAPRPARPGATSGWIEGLDGLRALAVLAVLVYHLRPTTLPGGFLGVDVFFVVSGFLITTLLLRELRTRGRLHLPRFWLRRARRLLPALLAVVVVGVSAAALAGGDLLVNARRQALGALTFSTNWLEIGAGSSYFTRTAPQLFVNFWSLAVEEQFYLLWPVALVLLVALTATTRARVRVTLAVAALSAAAMALLHTPSEDATRVYYGTDTHLFGLMIGAALAFSWADEGSWLHRTVWRRLRVLAAIAALAALAGLMLALGEDHAATFRGGILAASVLTAVLVAALLGPGTPYQRLLRLRPLEWVGQRSYGIYLWHWPVLLVLTEALPATTFDSPLSWTTRGLALVLTLAAAAVSYRYLELPVRELGFRGAAGAALRAVRGTGARRARVVAGAGAVVLAGSAVALATAPTTSQTQAQIEDGEEIVAASGATAAATDAPTRAEEAPGLDLSVPTGEEITGFGDSIMVTSAHGLTAAYPGIALDALSNRQWPDGLAAVEAAVAEGTVRRAVVLDFGTNAGVREPAVVRATLDALGPERMVVVVNLYGGSHWIPEANAALAQVVADYPNAVIADWYAAIDAAPHMLQSDGIHPDIDGGHLYAQVVTDAFAELSARLGG, from the coding sequence ATGAGCGCCGGTGTCGCAACTCGCCCCGCCCCGGGCACGACGGCGCCGCGCGGTGCGCCGCGCCCGGCGCGCCCGGGGGCGACGTCCGGGTGGATCGAGGGCCTCGACGGGCTGCGCGCGCTCGCCGTGCTCGCCGTGCTCGTCTACCACCTGCGCCCGACGACGCTGCCCGGCGGGTTCCTCGGCGTCGACGTCTTCTTCGTCGTCAGCGGCTTCCTCATCACCACCCTCCTGCTGCGCGAGCTGCGCACCCGTGGTCGGCTCCACCTGCCGCGGTTCTGGCTGCGCCGCGCCCGGCGCCTGCTGCCCGCCCTCCTCGCCGTCGTCGTCGTGGGCGTGAGCGCCGCTGCCCTCGCGGGCGGGGACCTGCTCGTCAACGCGCGCCGCCAGGCGCTCGGGGCGCTGACGTTCTCCACCAACTGGCTCGAGATCGGCGCCGGCTCCAGCTACTTCACGCGCACCGCGCCGCAGCTCTTCGTCAACTTCTGGTCCCTCGCGGTGGAGGAGCAGTTCTACCTCCTGTGGCCGGTCGCCCTCGTCCTGCTCGTCGCGCTCACCGCCACCACCCGCGCCCGGGTCCGGGTCACCCTCGCCGTCGCCGCGCTGTCCGCCGCCGCGATGGCGCTGCTCCACACCCCGAGCGAGGACGCGACCCGGGTGTACTACGGCACCGACACCCACCTCTTCGGGCTCATGATCGGCGCCGCGCTCGCGTTCTCCTGGGCGGACGAGGGCAGCTGGCTGCACCGCACGGTCTGGCGGCGGCTGCGGGTGCTCGCGGCCATCGCGGCGCTCGCGGCGCTCGCCGGGCTCATGCTCGCCCTGGGCGAGGACCATGCGGCGACGTTCCGCGGCGGCATCCTCGCGGCGAGCGTGCTCACGGCGGTCCTCGTGGCCGCCCTTCTCGGCCCGGGGACCCCGTACCAGCGGCTGCTGCGCCTGCGCCCGCTCGAGTGGGTCGGCCAGCGCTCCTACGGGATCTACCTGTGGCACTGGCCGGTCCTCCTCGTGCTCACCGAGGCGCTGCCGGCGACCACCTTCGACTCCCCGCTGAGCTGGACGACCCGGGGCCTGGCCCTCGTCCTCACCCTCGCCGCGGCGGCCGTCTCCTACCGCTACCTCGAGCTGCCCGTGCGTGAGCTCGGGTTCCGCGGTGCGGCCGGTGCTGCGCTGCGGGCGGTCCGTGGGACCGGCGCACGCCGCGCCCGCGTCGTGGCCGGGGCCGGGGCGGTCGTCCTCGCCGGCAGCGCGGTCGCGCTGGCGACCGCCCCGACCACCTCCCAGACGCAGGCGCAGATCGAGGACGGGGAGGAGATCGTCGCGGCGTCCGGAGCGACAGCGGCGGCGACGGACGCCCCCACCCGCGCGGAGGAAGCCCCCGGTCTCGACCTGAGCGTCCCCACCGGGGAGGAGATCACCGGCTTCGGCGACTCCATCATGGTGACCAGCGCCCACGGCCTCACCGCGGCCTACCCGGGCATCGCGCTCGACGCGCTGTCGAACCGCCAGTGGCCCGACGGCCTGGCAGCGGTGGAGGCCGCCGTCGCGGAGGGGACCGTGCGCCGCGCGGTCGTCCTCGACTTCGGCACCAACGCGGGCGTCCGGGAGCCCGCGGTGGTGCGGGCCACCCTCGACGCCCTGGGGCCCGAGCGGATGGTCGTCGTCGTCAACCTCTACGGCGGCAGCCACTGGATCCCCGAGGCCAACGCGGCCCTGGCCCAGGTGGTGGCCGACTACCCCAACGCCGTCATCGCGGACTGGTACGCGGCCATCGACGCCGCCCCGCACATGCTCCAGTCGGACGGGATCCACCCGGACATCGACGGCGGGCACCTCTACGCCCAGGTGGTGACTGATGCCTTCGCCGAGCTGTCCGCGCGACTGGGTGGATAG
- the ald gene encoding alanine dehydrogenase produces the protein MHVGVPRERKSQENRVALVPSGARELVARGHDVVVERGAGLGSGVPDQAYAAAGARLGTADDAWGAELVLKVKEPQPQELHHLRAGQVLFTYFHLAAAGELTAALVTAGTTAVAYEMVELPDGSLPLLAPMSEIAGRLSVQVGAYHLMEPMGGRGVLLAGVPGVRSADVVVLGAGRAGANAARLALQWGARVTVLDLAVDRLRELDELYGGGLRTIVSSAAAIEDAVREADLVVGAVLVRGRRAPVLVPHSLVEEMRPGSVLVDIAIDQGGCFADSRPTTHGDPTYRVASSLFYCVANMPGAVPATATAALTNATLPYALALAEHGWRGACERDPALAAAVLTSDGAVTSPVIAREFPDLPVAR, from the coding sequence ATGCACGTGGGTGTGCCGCGGGAACGCAAGAGCCAGGAGAACCGGGTCGCGCTGGTGCCCTCCGGGGCGCGGGAGCTCGTCGCGCGCGGGCACGACGTCGTCGTCGAGCGGGGCGCGGGGCTCGGCTCGGGCGTGCCGGACCAGGCCTACGCCGCCGCCGGGGCCCGCCTGGGCACCGCGGACGACGCCTGGGGGGCGGAGCTCGTCCTCAAGGTCAAGGAGCCCCAGCCGCAGGAGCTCCACCACCTGCGCGCCGGCCAGGTGCTCTTCACCTACTTCCACCTCGCGGCGGCGGGCGAGCTCACGGCGGCGCTCGTCACGGCCGGCACGACGGCGGTGGCCTACGAGATGGTCGAGCTCCCCGACGGCTCGCTGCCCCTCCTGGCCCCGATGAGCGAGATCGCCGGGCGGCTGTCCGTCCAGGTGGGGGCCTACCACCTCATGGAGCCGATGGGCGGGCGGGGCGTCCTCCTCGCCGGGGTGCCCGGCGTGCGGTCCGCGGACGTCGTCGTCCTCGGGGCGGGCCGGGCGGGCGCGAACGCGGCCCGGCTCGCCCTCCAGTGGGGCGCCCGGGTCACCGTCCTCGACCTCGCCGTCGACCGCCTGCGCGAGCTCGACGAGCTCTACGGCGGCGGGCTGCGCACCATCGTCTCCAGCGCCGCGGCGATCGAGGACGCGGTGCGGGAGGCCGACCTCGTCGTCGGTGCGGTCCTCGTGCGGGGGCGGCGTGCCCCCGTCCTCGTCCCGCACTCCCTCGTGGAGGAGATGCGCCCGGGCTCGGTCCTCGTCGACATCGCGATCGACCAGGGCGGCTGCTTCGCCGACTCCCGCCCGACGACCCACGGCGACCCCACCTACCGGGTGGCGAGCTCCCTGTTCTACTGCGTGGCGAACATGCCCGGTGCCGTGCCCGCGACGGCGACGGCGGCCCTCACCAATGCCACGCTGCCGTACGCCCTCGCTCTCGCCGAGCACGGCTGGCGCGGGGCGTGCGAGCGCGACCCGGCGCTCGCGGCGGCCGTCCTCACCAGCGACGGCGCGGTGACGAGCCCCGTCATCGCGCGGGAGTTCCCGGACCTGCCCGTCGCCCGCTGA
- the sucD gene encoding succinate--CoA ligase subunit alpha gives MSIFLDANSRVIVQGMTGAEGQKHTRRMLGAGTQIVGGVNPRKAGTSVDFDVEPLGPGSAERTAGTVSVPVFGTVAEAREATGADVSVVFVPPAHTKGAVVEAVDAGVPLVVIITEGVPVADTAEFFAYAQSKGVRLIGPNCPGIISPGKSNVGITPADITGPGRIGLVSKSGTLTYQMMYELRDLGFTTAIGIGGDPVIGTTHIDALEAFEADPDTDLIVMIGEIGGDAEERAAEFIQAHVTKPVVGYVAGFTAPEGKTMGHAGAIVSGSSGTAEAKKVALEAAGVKVGKTPSETARLAREILAG, from the coding sequence ATGTCGATCTTCCTCGACGCGAACTCGCGCGTCATCGTCCAGGGCATGACCGGTGCCGAGGGGCAGAAGCACACCCGCCGCATGCTCGGCGCCGGCACCCAGATCGTCGGCGGGGTGAACCCGCGCAAGGCGGGCACCAGCGTCGACTTCGACGTCGAGCCCCTCGGGCCCGGCAGCGCCGAGCGCACCGCCGGCACCGTCTCCGTGCCCGTCTTCGGCACGGTCGCGGAGGCCCGCGAGGCCACCGGAGCCGACGTCTCCGTCGTCTTCGTCCCGCCCGCCCACACCAAGGGTGCGGTCGTCGAGGCGGTCGACGCCGGCGTGCCGCTCGTCGTCATCATCACCGAGGGCGTCCCGGTGGCGGACACGGCCGAGTTCTTCGCCTACGCCCAGTCCAAGGGCGTGCGGCTCATCGGCCCGAACTGCCCCGGCATCATCAGCCCCGGGAAGTCCAACGTCGGCATCACGCCGGCCGACATCACCGGCCCGGGCCGCATCGGCCTGGTCTCCAAGTCGGGCACCCTCACCTACCAGATGATGTACGAGCTGCGGGACCTGGGCTTCACCACCGCCATCGGCATCGGCGGGGACCCGGTCATCGGGACCACCCACATCGACGCCCTCGAGGCGTTCGAGGCGGACCCCGACACCGACCTCATCGTCATGATCGGTGAGATCGGTGGCGACGCCGAGGAGCGTGCCGCGGAGTTCATCCAGGCGCACGTCACCAAGCCGGTCGTCGGGTACGTCGCCGGCTTCACCGCCCCCGAGGGCAAGACGATGGGCCACGCCGGCGCCATCGTCTCGGGGTCCTCGGGCACCGCCGAGGCGAAGAAGGTCGCCCTCGAGGCGGCCGGGGTCAAGGTCGGCAAGACGCCGTCGGAGACCGCGCGCCTGGCCCGCGAGATCCTCGCCGGCTGA
- a CDS encoding class I SAM-dependent methyltransferase, with the protein MTEPSTWAEMTRANPEHSTWYVERFRAMAAAGADLVGEARLVDALVPRGARILDAGCGPGRHGGYLAGRGHVVVGVDVDPVLIDAARQDHPDATWLVGDLAELDLPARGIAEGFDAILCAGNVMTFLAPSTRREVLRRMAGHLRPDGRAAIGFGAGRGYDFEEFLEDARAGGLVPDLLLSTWDLRPYTEGAGFLVAVLRRA; encoded by the coding sequence ATGACCGAACCGAGCACGTGGGCCGAGATGACCCGGGCCAACCCCGAGCACTCCACCTGGTACGTCGAACGATTCCGGGCGATGGCGGCCGCCGGCGCCGACCTCGTCGGGGAGGCCCGGCTCGTCGACGCGCTCGTCCCGCGCGGGGCGCGCATCCTCGACGCGGGCTGCGGGCCGGGACGCCACGGCGGGTACCTCGCGGGGCGCGGCCACGTCGTCGTCGGGGTGGACGTCGACCCGGTGCTCATCGACGCCGCGAGACAGGACCACCCGGACGCGACATGGCTCGTCGGTGACCTCGCCGAGCTCGACCTGCCGGCGCGCGGCATCGCCGAGGGCTTCGACGCCATCCTGTGCGCCGGCAACGTCATGACCTTCCTCGCCCCGAGCACCCGCCGGGAGGTGCTGCGCCGCATGGCCGGCCATCTCCGGCCGGACGGCCGCGCGGCGATCGGCTTCGGCGCCGGGCGCGGGTACGACTTCGAGGAGTTCCTCGAGGACGCGCGAGCCGGGGGGCTCGTGCCGGACCTGCTGCTCTCCACGTGGGACCTGCGCCCCTACACCGAGGGCGCCGGCTTCCTCGTCGCCGTGCTCCGCCGGGCATAA
- a CDS encoding DUF6350 family protein: MTATTTPPRVIGPQPARTRRMPEGWLRSTITGVEAAVLSWLTVVVPAVAAYVATAAAPVLGDASWVEAARTGTALWLLGQGGVRPLGGGAALTLAPLGLSLLSLALVYGGARRARLRGWGPAGFTVAGHVAMTLVLSLLVTGPAGRPGAALGAAVIAALGTGAALRRADVPAPRLRAALARVPEPVRAGTRAATWAGLGLAIAAVLAAGLAIAVGWPQVVDLHRALAPDVVGAVALVLGQLLWLPTAVVWALGWLAGPGFVVGTGTDFAPGEVVAAPLPAVPLLGALPGPGGPDLTWVVLVPVLVGALTGWRLHRRRFQPHPGSAVLAAALAGAGAGVLAGVAALVARGSIGPGRMAVVGAAPPAVVGAVALEVALGAVLVVLLAHPWSRATVLRGFRGARGRVTAAGESRRARRDEARADAVAHGDAENHADGSTHADASTHADATTAPEAPRRAAPMWHRLRPGSREDASGHQAS, from the coding sequence ATGACCGCCACCACCACGCCTCCCCGCGTCATCGGCCCCCAGCCGGCGCGCACCCGCCGCATGCCCGAGGGGTGGCTGCGCTCCACCATCACGGGCGTCGAGGCAGCCGTCCTCAGCTGGCTCACCGTCGTCGTCCCCGCGGTCGCCGCCTACGTCGCCACCGCCGCCGCGCCGGTGCTCGGCGACGCGAGCTGGGTGGAGGCGGCGCGCACCGGGACGGCGCTCTGGCTCCTCGGGCAGGGCGGCGTCCGGCCCCTCGGTGGCGGTGCCGCCCTCACCCTCGCCCCCCTGGGGCTGTCGCTGCTCAGCCTCGCCCTCGTCTACGGCGGCGCCCGCCGGGCGCGCCTGCGGGGCTGGGGCCCGGCGGGGTTCACCGTCGCCGGCCACGTCGCGATGACGCTCGTCCTCTCCCTGCTCGTCACCGGGCCCGCGGGACGCCCGGGGGCCGCCCTCGGGGCCGCGGTCATCGCGGCCCTCGGGACCGGCGCCGCGCTGCGCCGCGCGGACGTCCCGGCCCCCCGGCTGCGGGCCGCCCTGGCCCGCGTGCCGGAGCCGGTGCGCGCGGGGACCCGCGCGGCGACCTGGGCGGGCCTGGGCCTCGCGATCGCCGCGGTCCTCGCCGCCGGCCTCGCGATCGCTGTGGGCTGGCCCCAGGTCGTCGACCTCCACCGGGCGCTCGCCCCCGACGTCGTCGGCGCCGTCGCGCTCGTCCTCGGTCAGCTCCTGTGGTTGCCGACGGCCGTCGTCTGGGCGCTCGGCTGGCTCGCCGGACCGGGCTTCGTCGTGGGGACGGGCACCGACTTCGCCCCGGGCGAGGTCGTCGCCGCCCCGCTGCCGGCGGTGCCCCTGCTCGGCGCCCTGCCCGGCCCGGGTGGCCCCGACCTCACGTGGGTGGTGCTCGTCCCCGTCCTCGTCGGCGCGCTCACCGGCTGGCGCCTGCACCGGCGACGCTTCCAGCCCCACCCGGGCAGCGCCGTGCTCGCTGCGGCCCTCGCCGGTGCCGGGGCGGGCGTGCTCGCCGGCGTCGCGGCGCTGGTGGCGCGCGGCTCCATCGGCCCGGGCCGGATGGCGGTGGTGGGCGCCGCGCCCCCCGCCGTCGTCGGCGCGGTCGCCCTGGAGGTCGCCCTGGGGGCCGTGCTCGTCGTACTCCTTGCCCACCCCTGGTCCCGCGCCACCGTCCTGCGCGGCTTCCGGGGGGCGCGCGGCCGGGTGACGGCGGCGGGCGAGTCGAGGCGCGCGCGCCGCGACGAGGCACGCGCCGACGCCGTCGCCCACGGCGACGCCGAGAACCACGCCGACGGGTCGACCCACGCCGACGCGTCGACCCACGCGGACGCCACGACGGCGCCCGAGGCGCCGCGACGGGCGGCGCCCATGTGGCACCGGCTCCGGCCCGGCTCGCGCGAGGACGCGTCGGGGCACCAGGCGAGCTGA